Part of the Vagococcus teuberi genome, GGTAGATTTTTCATTACACCTTTAATCGTTCTTTTATTCGCTCATCTATTTCATATTTCAAATATTATGGGCGCTGTATGTTTACTTCAATTTAGTATTCCTGTTTCGAATACAGTAGCCATCCTAGCTGGCGAAAAACATGTAGATGTTGGTTTTACGGATTCTTCACTAACCTACTCATTATTAGCCTATCTTTTTCTTTTCCCTATCATGATGAAACTTGTTACAGTCTTTTTTTAAATACAAAAAACCAACGACTATAACTGTCGCTGGTTTTTCTATTATTTAGTATAAATTCCTATTGTCTGATAAGGCTCTAAGGTCAGTTTTTTCGTTAAAGAAATAGTATCGATATTACTTATTAAAACTTCACCATTTAAAAACTCATCTGGAATATCGATTGTTACGGATTCATGTGAAAAGTTGTTTAAGACAAGTAACGCTTCGTCATCAAATCGTCTCACGTAACCAAATATTCTAGTATTAGGAACGTCAAAAGGTGTATAATCTCCTTCTGATATGACTTCTTTTTCTTTTCTTAATTGGATTAGCTTTTGATAAAAAGTGAAAATAGTTCCTTGTTCTAATTCCTTTTCTACCGTAATGTCAGTATACTTCCCTGTAGATAACCAAGGTGTACTTGTACTAAATCCAGAGTGTTCCGTCGAATCCCACTGCATTGGTGTACGGGAGTTATCTCTCGATTTTGCTTGGATGATTTCCATTGCCTTCTGATGATTTAACCCTTCACTAATTAAAATATCATAAGCATTATGTGTCTCAACATCTTGATACATTTCTAGTTCAGAAAATTCAGGGTCTAACATGCCAATCTCTTCTCCCATATAAACATAAGGCGTTCCTCGGTTTAAATGAATGGATGCAGCTAACATCTTAGCGCCACGCTCTCGATAGTCTTTCCAATCAATAAACCGATTAAGTGCTCGTGGTTGGTCATGATTATTCCAAAACAGGGCATTCCATCCATTTCCATCACTCATACCCTCTCCCCAAGCATGTAAAATAAATTTCAATGCTTCAAAATCATAAGGCATTTTAGTCCACTTTTCACCATTTCTATAATCCACTTTCAAATGATGAAAATTAAAAATCATACTCAGTTCTTCTCTATCAGGTGCGGTATAAAGAATGCCATTTTCGATAGTAGTTGAACTCATTTCCCCCA contains:
- the treC gene encoding alpha,alpha-phosphotrehalase, which gives rise to MSFKDKVIYQVYPKSFYDKNGDGVGDIQGIIEKLPYLETLGVDMIWLNPIYPSPQKDNGYDISNYTAIDPIFGTEADFKELVEKAHEKKIDIMLDMVLNHVSIEHEWFKKALAGDSYYQDFFILRNEPTNWESKFGGNAWSQFGDTSKYFLHLFDKTQADLNWRNPNVRKELYKVVDFWTALGVKGLRFDVINVIGKDEVLKDAEDQVGKFEYTDKPIAHEFIHEMNQKTFGKDKSIVTVGEMSSTTIENGILYTAPDREELSMIFNFHHLKVDYRNGEKWTKMPYDFEALKFILHAWGEGMSDGNGWNALFWNNHDQPRALNRFIDWKDYRERGAKMLAASIHLNRGTPYVYMGEEIGMLDPEFSELEMYQDVETHNAYDILISEGLNHQKAMEIIQAKSRDNSRTPMQWDSTEHSGFSTSTPWLSTGKYTDITVEKELEQGTIFTFYQKLIQLRKEKEVISEGDYTPFDVPNTRIFGYVRRFDDEALLVLNNFSHESVTIDIPDEFLNGEVLISNIDTISLTKKLTLEPYQTIGIYTK